TGCTCAATGTCGCTTCATATAATATTTCCTAAATGAATTCATGTTGTAATGTGAAAACTCTATCTTACATATGATTTAatcaatcatcacattttatttgtatggcccatattcccaaatcacaatttgtctcattgggattaacaaggtgcgacatcctaTGTTCTTAACCCttaacaagagtaaaactaacaaaccaactattatctgcagagaaaagagagagagattttaacAGACTTCAACACAGAAAAGAGTGAAGTCAAGCGTGACACCAGAGTTAATGTACGACAAGAACGTTCAGTGTAGACAAACCACAGATCCATGAACATGTTTTATATCTGTGGAAACTACACAATGTCTTTTGAGAGCTGTGTGGGTGAGAGTTTCtggaaggttggtggttcgattccTGCCTCAAAGCCACACATAGAAGTGTTCTTggacaagacactgaacccctaTGAGAAGGTgcaagtgctgtatgaatgtgtgatcTGTAATGTAAATCAGTTTGCATGGCAGTGAAGACTAGAAAAACGCTTTACAAACACAGTACATTTAATAACCACAAACCCACATGACTatactttcatattttattggTTTAATAAGAGATCAATTCATTCttgttataataaaaatgtggttttgtCTGTAGGCAAATAAACATTGTacatggcagaaaaaaaaccttggaCACAATTAGCAAGAAATCTACAATAgcaacaaataaatgaacaaatttTAAACCGAGAAACAAGGTGAGAATGCAGCCATTCACACGACATGCATTGTGCaattcatttcacacagaaaaGTATCTGGTACCTTAAAATAGTCTATAAAATACAGCAGATATCTCTTTCCTCATTTTGACATCATACCTACAAAGATCCTGCATGTTGTTAAAACATAAGTTGATGGCATTGATAGAAAACATAATTCAGGCATTAAGACAACATTAGATGATTTGCACATAAAAAGAAATTAGACAACAAATATCTCCCACCTTCCATCCTATTATAACTATCTGTAAGATTCATTATTAATTAACTTACTAATCTCTGAATGTTAACGCTTCATCACAAGATAAGCAATTGTCATGAATAAATAAGGACATAATAGGAAAGAACAATAACAGCTGATAAATAGAGAACACAGCTGATGTTTCCTGTGCTTCGTTCAGTGAACGCAACAGGGTGCTGGGTGTCCACTGCTTGAATGAGGTCACATTAGGAGGATGGGAAAAGAAATATCACCGCGAGACTTCAGTGCATTACTGGCTGCTCTTCAACTGTACTCAGATATACAGACATGTTGGAGCACAGACCGTAAAGCTGACATTCAGAAAACAGTTCCTTCTGCTGATGGCATTGTCTGTCCCCATCAAAGTTTAAGTCACATCCTaaatggtgaaaaaaacaaaacaaatatgaagaaaacagGACTTTGACGTGGTGCGATCAGACGCCCGTGGGGGCGAGGCGGCTGATGAAGGCGATACTGCTGAGGCACATCCTCCTGAAGAAGGCGGGACAGACAGGCTTCATGATGAAATGCTCCAGAAGAATCCGCAGCTCAGTGAACAAGGTGCTGGAAGAGGAAAGACAATGTGTTTAATGCTCCACTCTTATAGGTAAACTGAGGTTTGTCATTCGTTGAATCAGATCATACTTGTCAGATTTCTAGTACATTTAATATAAACGACAAAGAAACGGAAAAGACACGTTTGCTTGGTTTTCTGGaacaatttaaatttgatttaataatatttatttatcaattcagggaaaaagaaatgcagcgTAATCTGTGGCCCCCTGTTTACCTTAGAGATCCAGCAGaaatctctgctctctcttcttGTTCTCTTGAATTATTGCCCGACTACATGTCTGCATGTTTCCCAGTTTGTCAGTTTGATCAATACTGGATCtgacagtttgaaaatgaacagtgaaCCCTCATGGACAAACTGTACCAGTGACAGTTTCTGATTTACCTCAAACATACGTCTGACATGTCTGTACTGACATCTCCTGTTAACTGTATCTGAGATGAGTTGAGCTGATGTGGGACAGTAATAGCAATGCAGCCACATTATTGGATCCCATACATGCAAGGTCAAGACGTCCCTGTTGCTTTAAACATGTCCAACCTTTTGCTGTTTTAGTTTTGGTTTGTATAAACTTTTTCTGCCAAATGATAAATGTCTAAGATTAGCAGGAGTTTATACGCTCTTCAACCTGGATGCTGTTTATCATCATTAACATGAGATGTTATGATAATATTCTATTATTACACATCTTACCGGCAGTATGGGTTTCTTCTGGATGTGTAGCGGAGAGTGAGGAATCTGTAGTAAATGAAAGGTAGAAGCAAGCTTCCCTGGCCACTGTAAACAAGAAAGGAAAGACATGAgtgaaacacaacattacacaacTATGGATCGTTCAATATtccaacaacaaacaataaacacattttttaaatgttgtgaatATTTCTCTTAAGTGCAATAACAGGTAAACAAATGCAATCCATTAAACAGACTGTCTGGACCAGTAGTTCTTTCGGCTGCAATGGAAATTTGCATATGGCAATACTGAGTATCAGAGCACTGGTGGCTGATGGGTACTTTGGAAACTGTATTTACAGGAGCAGtgacaaaaatctaaaatgttttgtgaaCTTAAAAATATCTGACAACATGGTGAACTGGTCAGTTTGGTTTTTCATAACCCGTTCAAAGTACTTTTGGCAATAAAAGATTAACAaactgatgaatgtgtgtgacacCAATCAGCTCTTCCACCACAGTGTCACTAATCCAGGTGCACATACAAGCAGAATCTCTCTCGACAATAAATAACTTTTCAACCTCAGTTGTGAGCAAATACCTGAAAAGCATGAACACAGTGGCTGGCATCAAGAAGATCTCATTGCAGGCGATGAACTTGAGAATGTTCTGCTGATTGGCTGTTAGTTTGTCCAGGAGGTTTCTGATGAACATCAGGCTGTTGGGGCCCACGGACTGCGAGAGAAAGAACAGAGTCAGAGGTTGACAACAGAGCTGTTGGTAAGTTTTCAGTGAGGCGCAGTGTTTACTGATACAGGGAGGTGAAGGTAAAGGAATTACATTATCAATCATcccttttattagatttttggGTGGAATTGGGTCCCTGAGCAGTGGCCGTTTGATTGAGTAGATAATTAAAACACCATTTGGCTGCTGGTAATGTCCCCCCCGGGTGTTAAATAATATTCAGCGAgctgtcagacattttaataaacagcaTTATAAGTCACAGCAGGTGACTGCAGCCTCATACTCACATCCAGCACTTTCTTTGTGTAGGTAGTCGCATGAAgcaaggagaagaggaagactgGGAAAATGCTCACTGGACACAAGAGTTAAAGATCAACAGAAAAAAGGAAtaatccacccacacacattagTCTCTGTGGCTGCATGACTGTTAGTTATGGTAAAACATATTATACATTAATGGTTGAAATCGTGAGAAAATGGAAGCATGTGCTATATGGTGAATCCTCCTGAAAGCCTCAATGTAATACACCATGTACTGTCATGTGATATTCTGAGGATCCACTAAATGTGTAGAGAGTAGCCGTGTTATTGCAATGGCTGAGATTTAATTCACTTCAGTAACCAGATTATTCAGAGAAATCTGGTTACGCGATGCAGTGCTTTTTGGCCGTGTCAGAGCAAACTGACAGTGACCAACAGGCGGAAAAAGAGATTCTTTAAACAAAGAAACTTCCACACACTACTCCAGTTTAGCATTGTAGCTGCATCTTTAGTAACAATGcaatacatgtatttaaacctttCACTTAAGGACTATAGTCATGCAGTCCTTGCAGAAATCTTTTAGATTCTGTTATCAACTCAATAAAAACCTCGAAACAAACTGTCTTGTATTCAGTATCGCTGCATGCTTTCCTTTAGTTAACCAAGTTACTGTAAACGACACTATGCATGTGTTACTTCCGGTGTATTTCCAGAATAAAAGGATGAAAGGATACTGGTGATGGGGTAGGAGTTGACCAGGATGAGTGAGTAGAGCAGGTAGTGGCAGCTGTCCTCTTGAAGAGCCTGTGCCAGGAACGCTCTGCTCAGCTGGAAGCGTGGAAGTCTTTGATGCAGGCGAAGAGCACTGGTGAGGGCGTTCGCTAACAAGGCTCTCTGATAGAAGTTTGCTGCTGCATAGGgtctgaaacacacaagcaaatgtTATAGATATCTTTTCAGGGTGGAGGACAGGAGACTGAGGCATAAGCAGTGCAAGGTTGTCAGTCAGATTTAATGATGTTCGTACACTATTACAGAAACAAGTTCACTCACCCCAATACTGGCAGAATAAACATTACGGAGCAGTAGACGGTGAAGAGTCGTGACAGCCACATCGCAGTTTCAAGCTTGTTGCTCATTAAAAATTGctgaggaagaaagaaatacaCGATTCAGGCATATATATGTAGAGCGGTAATGTGATGCTAAGAGTTGAACCTGCTCTATCATTTATAATAAACCACCATGTGTGAAGGATGTTCAGTGTCTCTGAGAACCAGGCTAAGTGCTGGATTGTATATTTTAACTGATATAATGTGCTGTTTTATAATTTGGATATTTGAAATGACAGGAGGAAACGTCTTTTCTCTGTACTAAAAACAAAGTCACCGTTTGGTTCAGTCTGGTTCACTCAACTCCCGGCAAACTCAAACAACAACTTAATTTAATCTAAGACTTAATTCTACCACCCTTTCATCAGAAGTCAGGTCATGAGATGCAGCTGTAACTCATCAAAAAAAACTTCTGCGTCAGCTGACATTGCAAAAGTTTGactatatattttaaaaacaggttcTACATAAACTGACTGGTTCTGATACAAAGTTTGAGgaataaatattcacattaatcaTAAGAACTGTGGCGAGTACATGCTGACTTGCAAATGCATAAAACCTTATTATAGAaaagaaactgtgtgtttgcattaagTGGACAGAAAAAATACCTGCACACTATAAAGCCCTCTGGATTTATGAGGTCACAATAAACTCACAATGAGAAGATTGTCAAGCTTGTTTACCCGCATCATACTCATACTGTGAGTAAACATTAGAAAAGCCAGTGCTGCGAGTATGGCAGGAGAAGTTTAAGGTTTACAATGAGAGACTCTAATAACAGTGTGAGAGGCAGATGAAAATCAGCACAGTCAAAATCCAGATATGCAGCTATGGGTAAATCTCTAGAAACACTGTCTTCCAGGATGCAActaaacagtgtgtgttgtaatgTAAACAGAGAAACAAGAGCAAAGTCCCTTCAGAGCCACagagaacacaacacaaacagtttacCCTGACAAGTGTCTGTAAACGTGTGAATTGgacattaaaatgtgacaaatagCTGCGAGCAACTGTGAACTTACCAAAGGCCCTAactgaggaggggggggaggaggaggaggaggaggactttgTTGGTTAGTGTCAGCCATCTTTGGGAGAGTGGGGGGTGTTTCTGTAGAAGAGTACAGGCACAttacaaaacaacactgacaacacatATCAACAAGAGTTCATTCTTCAGTTTCATCACTTGTGTCTGTGATAATAAAGCTGAAAGCAACCAAGCAAGCAATGATCGATTCAATATAAAATTGATAAGGGACAATTCATGACAGTAGACTTTAAAACACAGATTGGAAATTAGGTTGAAAATGTAGTTTAGTTTACAAGTTAAAGATCAAATAACGATCTCGTGCATTTAATAGCTTCTCTGTTCTCAGAGTCAGGGATGTCAAGGGGTACAACTCAGTATCTGTTGAGCTCCTTTGATCTAGAATAGATTAAAGGAGCTATGATGTATAGACAAATATAAACATCCTGAGTTTGTGTGTTCAAGGGACTGAGTGGATTTgcaaatgatgatgatggaggaacacaggaagtgacctcaTGGAATAACTACTTTTATCATCATTTCTATATTTGACACTTAATACAAAACCCACTTTAATTCAGTATCTGCTTCCAGTGAAAGAACCAGTGGGAGAACTGTGGCCTTGAGGTGCTGGTGGTCTCCTGCTGGTCTGGTGGTTAAAAACTAACGTTACTTCCACTGGAGATGAAAGAAAGCATTCAAGATTTCACCCTTTTTACACGAAACCccgttttaaaacatttatatccCAGTTTTCAGGGATTTTAATCCACTCACTGGTGCGTGCACTGATGGGGATGTAGCTACATTAGCTCAGCTAGCATCCACTAATCTGAGTGAATTCAAGACTAACGTTGTTTAATTCAATCTGGAATGGCGGAATAAAGTGACGTCTTACTTTAAGCGACGTGTTGTATCATTAACCAGTGATTAGTGAGTTGTCTGGATCTAATGAATGGATGCTAACGCTGTTAGCGGCTAGCACAGCAGGTGACTCTAGAATATTCTGTTTCCATCGTTACTAGCATgtgagctaacgttagcttccTAGCCTCTCGCTTCTTTCggcacctttttaaaaataacgtTCCCTGTCCCGGAGGTTCGAAGGAGGCGAACCGCCGACGCTCCCGCTCGGTGCGTGTCAGAAGAGAGAACCACTCACCGGGGTTACAGTGTCGAGACGTTCCGTACCGTGCCGGGCTAACACCAGGCTAACACACACGATACAGGGACTGTTAGCTACTGGTGACAGGATGGAGGTCAGCTGACCTTCCGCTGCGAGAGCACGGGGAGGTCTCGCGAGATCTGTGTAGACTTCAAAGCTTCAAAGGACACGGTGTCCCTCTAGTGGACAATAatgatagacagacagacagagacagatggatGTATAGATGCATACACATGTCACCTGACCTATACAGCTGTGTTATGAGAATATAATAGTTTATAATAATTTATTGCAAACTCATAGGTCCATATATCAGtagataagaaaataaaagctggaaACACAATGATCACACTTTACACATCTACAGGTTTTACAACACATACGGAcatttgttccagtgtttcccaaaataatataaacataCATGGATTTTTGTTATGGGGGCAGAATGTTACAGGGATGAATCACGCAAGAGGAACAAGTGAGTCTCTTGAAACGTTTTGGAAAATGTTGCTTGATCCAGATCAAGATTGCCCTTTGATTTCCACAGAGCTTTATTGTGCTCTATTCTGCAGCCAATGATTCCATCGCCTCAACCcgaaaacaggaggaagaagacatgTGCAGAGTGCGCCTGCGCCAAGGTCAACGCCCACATGCATCTGTCAAAGAAGGAGAATTTATGGCTGCAGAGTATTTGGCCTTTTTATATGTTAAGAgtcgatttaaaaaaaaaagcagaattgAGTATTTGCATCTTTGCTTTTGATTTTATCCAAAATGATCCTCTGCTATACTCAATGTAAATGTTCCTTAGACTGCCACAGGAGGGCGCCCTCCACCAAGGGAACGGCGCTGGTGCAAGTTCTGGCGTGTAGCCTGCGTGAGATAATTATTTTACCTTTAACTTACCTTATTCGGTCGCAACATGTTTTAAAACCTTACATCTGACTTCCACTGCGGCGCGTCTATCCGCAGATTGTCTGCAGCGGTGTCGCGGGCGCCgctgtgtttgctgcagatgcCATTTGAAAATATAGGCAGTGTAAGCACTGTAGAATCTAATTATTTCTTTGCAAAACCTAATTAGGCATTAAAAAAGGTTAACGCCAGCGCCTGAAACGTTTTTGTTTAATAATCCCATTACTGACGGCTCATCATGTATAAAATGGTGCAGGAGGACACTAAGTTTCCACTTGTTAAAGGGAAACCTCTGAGAAATAGTCGCAGAGTTTTTGACACTATCTGCGGTGTGGAAATTATTAGTAATTAAACTGCGGAGACTCAGCTCAGCTCACAGAGTATAGGTAAGGCTGCGgagtgcatgtgtttttctgtgtttccctCGTGataacagtgtgttttctgtcttttccgtCTTTATTCTGTGGTGTAATCTGCTGCATTAGAGAGTCCCAGACCCTGTCGCTCACTGGGAGCAGATCTTGATGGGTTTTTTAAGCGTCAGCTCCTCTCGGACCATTAACAGTCACCAGAGAGCTCAAGGTGAGAATTTAAATGAGACAACATTTTGTGCCCGGCTTTTAATTTGGCCGAGATCCCGAGGAAGCACCGACAGAAGCTGCGATGCGTTCGTCAGACAGATGTAAACCCTCAGAGCGGTTAGAGGATtcaaatacagatgtttttacacAGGAATAAGATGTTAAAGAGTCACATGAGAGCTGAGCTGCCACAGAACCTGTTACTGAAGGAATACCACAGGGAGATTATCGcttatgttcattttaaaatacgTTTTCTCTCGTAAAGAAATCCCATTTATTGCCACCTGAACTAACACACTTCAgagaaaagcattttttaaaactcataGCTTATCATTAATATGAATACATGGTGAAATCAGTAATTATTATTCtattaaaaaagatttaaacatttaatatatacaccatcattttatttttctttcttcagacatttaaaatggCAGAATTGAGGAGAATTTACGAGATTTTCTTCATCTCTGTGCCTCAGTCAGTTCATAAAGACGTGTTTACTACAGCTTAAAAGATAagattactttaaaaaaattgttttaatatatatatatatatacctaaCGTTATattggaaatgaaatgaatagcATGTTAACTGGATATTTTTACAATACAACcttcaacaaatgaaataaattcaaagtCAGATGATATGACTCGAGTATCATGGGAATAATAATTTCAGTAAGATAGATAAtagtttatttgtattattatttatagtttttatctttatttttattgctgttattataattattattaagtaCAACAGCTTTCGATATTATgataattttaataatattaactATAGCAGGTATACTAGCACAcctaaaatataataataataataataataatagatagTTTTCCCCTGATCTTTCTTACATGGGTTTAAATGAAGAGGTTTTTCCTCCTGAACGCACTTTATTCCTCCTTCAGTCTTTTCCCATCAAAGCTTCTGCATCAGCGGTTTTCAAAAGGCCGCAGAAG
The Hippoglossus stenolepis isolate QCI-W04-F060 chromosome 7, HSTE1.2, whole genome shotgun sequence genome window above contains:
- the tmem33 gene encoding transmembrane protein 33; this translates as MADTNQQSPPPPPPPPPPQLGPLQFLMSNKLETAMWLSRLFTVYCSVMFILPVLGPYAAANFYQRALLANALTSALRLHQRLPRFQLSRAFLAQALQEDSCHYLLYSLILVNSYPITMSIFPVFLFSLLHATTYTKKVLDSVGPNSLMFIRNLLDKLTANQQNILKFIACNEIFLMPATVFMLFSGQGSLLLPFIYYRFLTLRYTSRRNPYCRTLFTELRILLEHFIMKPVCPAFFRRMCLSSIAFISRLAPTGV